One window from the genome of Eucalyptus grandis isolate ANBG69807.140 chromosome 7, ASM1654582v1, whole genome shotgun sequence encodes:
- the LOC120295394 gene encoding PR5-like receptor kinase has translation MLSFRKKPMIRKIMALIQQRSKHFDGEIKMEGLVFSRRYTYEEIKRMTNSFREKLGEGGYGIVYKGKIRDGQLVAVKLLKKLTGDAEEFFNEIVSISKTSHVNVVSLLGFCFEGSKRALVYEFMPNGSLEKFIFNRSNTLEVDQQLSWDTLFKISLGIAHGLEYLHRGCKTRILHFDIKPHNILLDKNYCPKISDFGLAKICLREESIVSMLSARGTIGYIAPELIIRNIGGVSHKSDVYSYGMMVLEMVGKRRNIEFTGDSTNEIYFPHWVQQRLELQEELGLRGITNEEDEEIAKKMIVIGLWCIQIEPRARPSMTQVVEMLKGSVKALQAPPKPTLSSPSRLLI, from the coding sequence ATGCTTTCCTTCAGGAAGAAACCAATGATCAGAAAAATTATGGCTTTGATTCAGCAGAGGAGCAAACATTTCGATGGTGAAATAAAAATGGAGGGACTCGTCTTTTCTAGAAGATACACTTATGAAGAAATCAAGAGGATGACCAACTCTTTTAGAGAAAAGTTAGGCGAGGGCGGCTATGGCATTGTGTACAAAGGCAAGATTCGAGATGGTCAACTTGTGGCAGTGAAGCTTCTTAAGAAGCTAACAGGTGATGCAGaagaatttttcaatgaaattgTGAGCATAAGCAAGACTTCTCATGTCAATGTTGTTAGCCTCTTGGGGTTCTGTTTTGAAGGAAGTAAAAGAGCTTTGGTTTATGAATTCATGCCTAATGGTTCACTCGAAAAGTTCATATTCAACAGGAGTAACACTTTGGAGGTAGATCAACAATTAAGTTGGGACACATTGTTCAAGATTTCACTCGGCATAGCTCACGGGCTAGAGTACTTGCATAGAGGTTGCAAAACAAGGATCTTGCACTTTGACATAAAGCCTCACAATATTCTCCTTGACAAAAACTATTGTCCTAAGATTTCCGACTTTGGTCTTGCCAAAATATGTCTGAGAGAAGAGAGCATCGTGTCAATGCTAAGTGCTCGGGGCACCATTGGATACATTGCTCCTGAGTTGATCATAAGGAACATCGGAGGGGTTTCTCACAAATCAGATGTCTATAGCTACGGCATGATGGTTTTGGAGATGGTCGGTAAGAGGAGAAACATCGAATTCACGGGAGATAGTACCAACGAAATATACTTTCCTCATTGGGTCCAACAACGCCTAGAGCTCCAAGAAGAGCTTGGGCTGCGTGGGATCACGAACGAGGAGGATGAAGAAATTGCAAAGAAGATGATTGTAATAGGCTTATGGTGCATTCAGATCGAACCGAGAGCTCGACCATCTATGACCCAAGTTGTGGAGATGCTAAAAGGAAGTGTTAAGGCCTTGCAAGCTCCTCCCAAACCAACGTTGTCATCTCCCTCAAGATTGCTTATCTAG